Within Bacillaceae bacterium S4-13-56, the genomic segment CGATTGCCTTTTTTGGATATGGATATTATGTAAATAACAAAGACAAGCTACAAGCAATTAAGGTGGACTTTGGTAATGGTCCTGTTGGACCTTCCTTAGATACAATTGGTGAAGACTTAGATTACGCTGGATTTACACGTCCTGTATTCACATATCTTAATGCTCAGTATGCAGCTGAAA encodes:
- a CDS encoding phosphate ABC transporter phosphate-binding protein, giving the protein IAFFGYGYYVNNKDKLQAIKVDFGNGPVGPSLDTIGEDLDYAGFTRPVFTYLNAQYAAEKPQVLDYAYYVLEAAPEFAGETGFAPLPDSVYGEYISQLDSIK